One Kangiella geojedonensis DNA segment encodes these proteins:
- a CDS encoding tetratricopeptide repeat-containing diguanylate cyclase: MSLNEYQKAFNYLFDGLSITPKIKDQSLQFNSYYAAANVFVELEAFDEALEYVHKANEIAVAMSDNRNQCYAKALVANIFLSQDNSLNHEERLKEVINYCKGLNLLVIDAHLYKSLAKNYFNHGLLEKSELSYIRALKISANNGYLPDVLQIKLGLARVYLETGELEKAKVHIDEVLEETAIRESGVNRRDATELLAKYYEKNSNPVEANKALSQLVQIQDEMLADQANKNLAYQKVKYSHLDQNAQIQILDQKNKLLALTSQVEEQSKRNFQLLLVIVLIVLTGISLWFWRVKKQKERYQRLSQIDALTNTLNRRYALKLAHEIHQNSLINNSHYCVIIFDLDYFKTINDRFGHAMGDWVLKKVSDCVKGRMRSVDVFGRLGGEEFIVILPQCTSDDAKKFIERCAEAFKEIEHAKLPTNFQVTASFGVAAKQNGESLEELIIEADNAMYQAKRNGRNQTQVY; this comes from the coding sequence ATGAGTCTGAATGAGTATCAGAAGGCTTTTAATTATCTGTTTGACGGCTTGTCAATAACGCCTAAGATTAAAGACCAATCCTTACAGTTTAACTCTTACTATGCTGCAGCGAATGTGTTTGTAGAGCTAGAGGCTTTTGATGAGGCTTTAGAATATGTCCACAAAGCAAACGAAATCGCAGTAGCCATGAGCGACAACCGAAATCAATGCTATGCTAAGGCATTAGTGGCTAATATATTTTTAAGCCAAGATAATAGTCTAAACCACGAGGAGCGACTTAAAGAAGTCATTAATTATTGTAAAGGTTTAAACTTATTGGTGATTGATGCTCATCTTTACAAAAGCTTAGCAAAAAATTATTTTAACCATGGCTTATTAGAAAAATCTGAGCTTTCTTACATCAGAGCATTAAAAATATCCGCTAATAACGGCTATCTCCCGGATGTTTTGCAAATCAAACTTGGCTTGGCTCGGGTGTATTTAGAGACCGGAGAGTTGGAGAAGGCTAAAGTACATATTGATGAGGTTTTAGAAGAAACTGCAATACGAGAGTCTGGAGTGAATAGAAGGGATGCTACTGAGCTGCTGGCAAAGTATTATGAAAAGAATAGTAACCCTGTCGAAGCTAATAAAGCACTATCCCAGCTTGTTCAAATTCAGGATGAGATGCTTGCAGATCAAGCAAATAAAAATCTCGCTTACCAGAAAGTTAAATATTCACACTTAGATCAAAATGCTCAGATCCAAATTTTAGATCAAAAAAACAAATTGTTAGCACTGACATCACAAGTAGAAGAACAGTCAAAACGAAACTTTCAGCTACTTTTAGTCATTGTATTAATTGTACTAACGGGAATTAGCTTATGGTTTTGGCGTGTTAAAAAGCAAAAAGAACGTTACCAAAGACTTTCACAAATAGACGCGCTAACAAACACCTTAAATCGCAGGTACGCACTAAAACTGGCTCACGAAATTCACCAAAACAGCCTGATTAATAATAGTCACTACTGCGTCATAATTTTTGATTTGGATTACTTCAAAACAATCAATGATCGCTTTGGCCATGCAATGGGTGACTGGGTATTGAAGAAAGTGAGCGACTGTGTGAAGGGGAGAATGCGTTCTGTAGATGTGTTTGGAAGGCTCGGAGGCGAAGAGTTTATCGTTATTTTACCTCAGTGTACGAGTGATGACGCTAAAAAGTTCATTGAGCGTTGCGCTGAAGCTTTTAAAGAGATTGAGCATGCGAAATTACCGACTAACTTCCAAGTTACCGCAAGTTTTGGGGTGGCAGCAAAGCAAAACGGGGAATCTCTAGAAGAGCTGATCATAGAAGCTGATAACGCCATGTATCAAGCTAAAAGAAATGGTAGAAATCAGACCCAGGTGTATTAA
- a CDS encoding SAM-dependent methyltransferase codes for MNTNNKTSTGSLTCIGTGITLAGQITTLSKNYLEEAESVFGILPDKLSEDWVKSLNPSYESLQYLYAEGKSRRQTYQDMTEVVCQAVRDGKKVVLALYGHPGIFACVGHFAIERLIGEGYPAQMLPGVSADACLYADLGFDPGTTGCQAYEATQFLFSGVPLNTSAYTILWQIGLAGEHTLKTFKTTAQNLEASVRILNKWYPLEHEMILYEAPFIPVQKPRIDRFMLKDLPKMDITSISTLVIPPLTGLKLDKNALDEFGLDIKDFG; via the coding sequence TTGAATACTAACAATAAAACCTCAACAGGCTCTTTAACCTGCATCGGTACAGGGATCACCTTAGCCGGCCAAATCACAACCTTATCAAAGAACTATCTTGAAGAGGCTGAAAGTGTTTTCGGTATTTTGCCGGATAAACTTTCTGAAGACTGGGTTAAATCGCTCAATCCCTCCTATGAAAGTTTGCAATATTTGTATGCCGAGGGAAAATCTCGCCGCCAAACCTACCAGGACATGACTGAAGTGGTCTGCCAGGCTGTACGTGATGGTAAGAAAGTGGTGCTGGCGCTTTATGGACATCCAGGGATTTTTGCATGTGTTGGTCATTTTGCAATTGAACGGTTGATTGGCGAGGGTTATCCCGCCCAGATGCTCCCCGGAGTCTCTGCTGATGCTTGTCTTTACGCCGACCTAGGCTTCGACCCAGGTACTACCGGTTGCCAAGCTTATGAGGCGACTCAGTTTTTATTCAGTGGTGTTCCTCTTAACACTTCAGCTTATACCATTTTATGGCAAATCGGTCTTGCTGGAGAGCACACGCTAAAAACGTTCAAAACCACGGCACAAAACCTTGAAGCGTCCGTTCGGATTTTAAATAAGTGGTATCCGCTTGAGCATGAGATGATTTTATACGAGGCGCCGTTTATACCAGTGCAAAAACCACGAATTGATAGGTTCATGCTAAAGGACCTGCCTAAAATGGACATAACGTCTATTTCAACACTCGTGATTCCGCCTTTGACAGGATTAAAATTAGACAAAAATGCTTTAGATGAGTTTGGATTGGATATTAAGGATTTCGGATAA
- a CDS encoding amidohydrolase family protein — MIRYTLFALFCVLSLTLSARTLDAPERAEGEGPFERLILRGGIVIDGKGAPPFGPVDIIIEDNKIVSVRSVGAPGVKIKESSRPKAGPGDKVIDISGHYVLPGFVDMHGHIAGSVDGLPAEYPFKLWLGHGITTVREPGSFNGLDWTLKHQELSDDNLITAPRIVPYVGFNMDWDKEITTPKETRRWVRHVADKGAKGIKFFGLPRPMMEAALDEANKQGLGTMMHHAQLNVVGTNALDSARLGLTSMEHWYGLPEALFEDKVIQDYPLEYNYNNESHRFTEAGRLWQQAAKKGSDKWNTVRDELIELDFTLNPTLTIYEASRDVMRARNAPWHKEFTHPKLKAFFEPNRESHGSYFFDWTTQNEIDWKNNYRIWMSFLNDFKNNGGRVTTGSDTGYIYKIFGFGFIRELELLQEAGFHPLEVVQSATINGAEALGLDDKIGTIQAGKLADLVIVEENPIANFKVLYGTGHYRLGLDNKAEYVGGVKYTIKDGIVFDAKQLREDVKRLVEQAKQSD, encoded by the coding sequence ATGATTCGTTATACATTATTCGCACTTTTCTGTGTATTAAGTCTTACTTTGTCTGCTCGTACCTTAGATGCGCCAGAACGCGCTGAAGGTGAGGGACCTTTTGAACGATTGATTTTACGCGGAGGTATTGTCATCGATGGTAAAGGCGCGCCACCTTTTGGACCTGTCGATATTATTATTGAAGACAATAAAATCGTTTCTGTACGTTCTGTTGGTGCCCCAGGCGTAAAGATTAAAGAATCTAGCCGCCCTAAGGCTGGACCTGGTGACAAGGTCATCGATATTTCTGGACACTATGTACTGCCAGGTTTTGTTGATATGCATGGTCACATTGCTGGTAGTGTTGATGGGTTGCCTGCAGAGTATCCGTTCAAGTTATGGCTTGGTCATGGCATTACGACGGTGCGAGAGCCTGGCAGTTTTAATGGTTTAGACTGGACCTTAAAGCACCAAGAACTGAGTGACGATAACCTCATTACCGCTCCTCGAATCGTGCCCTACGTTGGCTTTAACATGGATTGGGACAAAGAAATTACCACACCTAAGGAAACCCGTCGCTGGGTGCGTCATGTCGCCGATAAAGGAGCTAAAGGCATTAAGTTCTTTGGTTTACCACGACCGATGATGGAGGCTGCGCTTGATGAAGCTAATAAGCAAGGCTTAGGGACTATGATGCACCATGCGCAATTAAACGTGGTGGGGACCAACGCTTTAGACTCTGCGCGTTTAGGTCTAACTTCTATGGAGCATTGGTACGGACTCCCTGAAGCTTTGTTTGAAGATAAAGTGATTCAGGATTATCCGCTAGAGTATAACTATAACAACGAATCACATCGCTTCACTGAAGCGGGACGTTTGTGGCAGCAAGCGGCTAAAAAAGGTTCTGATAAGTGGAATACCGTACGAGACGAGCTGATAGAGTTGGATTTTACACTAAACCCAACCCTGACTATTTACGAAGCCAGTCGTGACGTTATGCGAGCCCGCAATGCGCCATGGCACAAAGAGTTCACTCACCCAAAACTGAAGGCTTTTTTCGAGCCAAATCGTGAGTCGCACGGTTCTTACTTTTTCGATTGGACCACGCAGAACGAAATCGATTGGAAAAATAACTACAGAATCTGGATGAGTTTCCTTAATGACTTTAAAAATAACGGTGGACGAGTAACGACAGGTTCGGATACCGGCTATATTTATAAGATATTCGGTTTTGGTTTTATTCGTGAGTTAGAGTTACTTCAAGAAGCAGGCTTCCACCCACTAGAAGTTGTACAGTCCGCGACCATCAATGGTGCTGAAGCGTTAGGCCTTGATGATAAAATCGGCACCATACAAGCTGGTAAGCTAGCTGACCTCGTGATTGTCGAAGAAAACCCGATCGCAAACTTCAAAGTTTTGTATGGGACAGGTCACTATCGTCTCGGGTTAGATAATAAAGCTGAGTACGTTGGTGGCGTAAAGTACACCATCAAAGATGGTATTGTTTTCGATGCGAAGCAGCTCCGTGAAGATGTAAAACGACTGGTTGAGCAAGCAAAGCAATCAGATTAA
- a CDS encoding TIGR01777 family oxidoreductase, whose amino-acid sequence MSHILITGGTGFIGRNLVPVLKEQHFDVTVLTRSPEKYRAYPTFNGVSLTSSLSEVAPVDIVVNLAGANLSAKRWSDNYKQEIVESRLNLTENLLEWIKGQSKKPHTLISGSAIGYYGARGNEELNENSTSGSASEFQVRLCSQWEDAAYKAESLGVRVCCVRTGVVLGDEGALQQMLTPFKFGLGGKLGSGNQYFSWIHIKDHIRALMYLINRQDLSGAFNLTAPQPVTNTQLTKALGKKLNRPTIATMPAFALNIIVGEMAKILLTGQRVLPKKLEEKGFTFEYPTIDEALEDLID is encoded by the coding sequence ATGTCACATATTTTAATTACCGGCGGAACAGGTTTTATCGGCCGCAACCTCGTTCCTGTGCTGAAAGAGCAACATTTTGATGTCACCGTGTTAACTCGGTCACCGGAAAAATACCGTGCTTACCCTACCTTTAACGGCGTTTCCTTGACCAGTAGTTTGTCAGAAGTTGCGCCGGTAGACATCGTTGTCAATTTAGCAGGTGCCAATTTATCAGCAAAACGTTGGAGCGATAACTATAAACAAGAAATAGTAGAAAGCCGCTTAAACCTAACGGAAAACTTACTTGAGTGGATTAAGGGACAATCTAAAAAACCTCATACCCTAATTAGCGGCTCTGCCATAGGTTATTACGGCGCGCGAGGCAACGAAGAGCTCAACGAAAACTCAACCTCTGGAAGCGCTTCTGAGTTTCAAGTCAGGCTTTGCTCTCAGTGGGAAGATGCCGCTTATAAAGCAGAGTCACTTGGAGTTCGAGTATGCTGCGTCAGAACGGGAGTTGTTTTAGGCGATGAAGGTGCATTACAACAAATGCTCACACCGTTTAAGTTTGGACTTGGTGGCAAGCTTGGTAGTGGCAACCAATACTTTTCATGGATTCATATTAAAGACCATATTCGAGCACTCATGTACTTGATCAACCGCCAGGATCTATCAGGAGCATTTAACTTAACGGCTCCCCAGCCCGTCACCAATACACAATTGACTAAAGCTTTAGGTAAGAAGCTCAATAGACCGACCATTGCAACCATGCCTGCTTTTGCGCTTAACATTATTGTTGGTGAAATGGCAAAGATCCTATTAACGGGACAAAGAGTACTTCCTAAGAAACTTGAAGAGAAAGGCTTCACCTTTGAGTATCCTACAATAGATGAAGCCTTAGAAGATTTAATTGATTAA